One window from the genome of Leucobacter aridicollis encodes:
- a CDS encoding carbohydrate ABC transporter permease: protein MTATASTAPKGRGRSKKHSRVQAGLGGGRSALLLLLPVIVLEAAILFAPLLYIAYRSFFNWQPGGVSEFNGVDNYVELFSDPAFWQVVGNQFFYLLGLPLWVIAPLLVAFMLREKVKGSGFFRSVYFLPAVMSPAVVALVFRALLSVDGPVNALLRTVGLDSLARPWLSDEAMVKPVIILLVLWAGFGTGVLIFSSALSAIPKHLFEAARLDGVGFWGEFWHIAVPSIRNAVVLWMIFQVISIFLFMFSWVYVLTRGGPGLSSATMDFAIYQEFMRFGFFGTAAAQSVVLVLLILACAGAGALVMRLLGRDRSRGGKKVAA, encoded by the coding sequence ATGACTGCGACGGCCAGCACGGCCCCGAAGGGGCGCGGGCGCTCCAAGAAACACTCCCGCGTACAAGCGGGGCTCGGCGGCGGGCGCTCAGCGCTCCTGCTGCTGCTCCCCGTGATTGTGCTGGAAGCCGCGATCCTCTTCGCGCCTCTCCTCTACATCGCCTACCGATCGTTCTTCAATTGGCAGCCAGGCGGTGTCTCCGAGTTCAACGGGGTCGACAACTACGTTGAACTCTTCTCAGACCCAGCCTTCTGGCAGGTCGTCGGCAACCAATTCTTCTACTTGCTTGGGCTGCCACTGTGGGTGATCGCGCCGCTGCTCGTCGCCTTCATGCTCCGCGAGAAGGTGAAGGGGTCCGGCTTCTTCCGGTCCGTCTACTTCCTGCCGGCGGTCATGTCGCCCGCAGTTGTCGCGCTCGTCTTCCGCGCGCTCCTGTCTGTCGATGGGCCAGTGAACGCGCTGCTTCGCACTGTCGGTCTTGACTCGCTCGCGCGCCCCTGGCTGAGCGATGAAGCGATGGTGAAACCTGTCATCATCCTGCTCGTGCTGTGGGCAGGATTCGGCACCGGCGTGCTCATCTTCTCGTCTGCGCTCAGCGCGATCCCGAAGCACCTGTTTGAGGCCGCCCGCCTCGACGGCGTGGGTTTCTGGGGTGAGTTCTGGCACATCGCAGTCCCCAGCATTCGCAACGCCGTCGTATTGTGGATGATTTTCCAGGTGATCTCGATCTTCCTGTTCATGTTCTCGTGGGTGTACGTGCTGACGCGTGGCGGCCCCGGGTTGTCAAGCGCGACGATGGACTTCGCGATCTACCAGGAGTTCATGCGCTTCGGGTTCTTCGGCACTGCCGCAGCGCAGTCGGTCGTACTTGTCCTGTTGATTCTTGCGTGCGCCGGTGCCGGCGCGCTTGTAATGCGGCTGCTCGGCCGAGACCGTTCGCGCGGTGGAAAAAAGGTGGCGGCATGA
- a CDS encoding carbohydrate ABC transporter permease produces MSSRVNRGVGFRTTVAALITVPFIVPFVFLISTAVRERSDYVSSPGGLPKSFTLDHIVESWQEADLGRALINTLIMCIVACIVCGTTSLAGGYFFRVARQRWTGPLRLLLGAGYAIPMVAWLIPVFVIAAQAGWTGNLFVAGVISGVSSLPFGFYFVHTFLQQSLSDEVIEATTLDGAGVFRAFFYVGIPMAMPALSAVLALTFVWSFGDLLIASTLLQSNTDSYTLTLAATTLTTREDINLQGQAAAALVSLLPTLIVFAVAQKALKQGFGGGSEK; encoded by the coding sequence ATGAGTAGCCGAGTCAATCGCGGAGTAGGCTTCCGCACGACGGTCGCGGCGCTCATCACCGTGCCGTTCATCGTCCCATTTGTGTTCCTCATCTCGACCGCCGTGCGCGAGCGGAGCGACTATGTCAGCTCTCCCGGCGGGCTGCCGAAGAGCTTCACCCTCGACCACATCGTCGAGTCCTGGCAGGAAGCGGACCTCGGACGTGCGCTCATCAACACCCTCATCATGTGCATCGTTGCCTGCATCGTCTGCGGCACGACGTCGCTCGCAGGCGGGTACTTCTTCCGCGTAGCGCGGCAGCGCTGGACCGGGCCGCTCAGGCTTCTGCTGGGGGCTGGCTACGCGATCCCGATGGTCGCATGGCTGATCCCAGTGTTCGTCATCGCTGCGCAGGCTGGCTGGACAGGGAACCTGTTCGTCGCGGGCGTCATCAGCGGCGTCTCATCGCTACCGTTCGGGTTCTACTTCGTACACACCTTCCTGCAGCAGTCGCTATCTGACGAGGTCATCGAGGCAACGACGCTCGACGGTGCTGGAGTATTCCGCGCATTCTTCTACGTCGGAATTCCGATGGCGATGCCCGCACTCTCAGCGGTGCTCGCGCTGACATTCGTCTGGAGCTTTGGCGACCTACTGATCGCGTCGACGCTCTTGCAAAGCAACACCGATTCTTACACCCTGACTCTCGCAGCAACGACGCTGACGACCCGTGAAGATATCAATCTCCAGGGTCAAGCAGCCGCGGCGCTCGTCTCACTGCTTCCGACCCTGATCGTATTCGCAGTCGCGCAGAAGGCGCTGAAGCAGGGTTTTGGGGGCGGTAGTGAAAAGTAA
- a CDS encoding extracellular solute-binding protein encodes MTSTRSRVLGGAAALAAAAIALTGCSTGGADTANTLTFSEVPKDDTTLKVWTFLPDNYENGDKAYDQIIDAFNEQYPQVEIELTTMPYGTYWDQLRNSGVSKSGPDVVTMYGGAQAYSYRNSLFPLQDAIDPEIEGDLRYLEDNYSSDGNLYILPTGAYGYALLVNQDLFAKGGVDPQSIATWDGLIGACKTLDSKGILPFATGWQDGILMETLMYMITSQQMDADTLVKWTQGELKMDDPLFGQAVDRILEMNEAGCFGGEEGLGRAMYDDAFNQYYAGDAAMFTTGGLATAETGYNDQPSTTVMPLPQVPESKYDSLIDAGAEAGWSVTKWTKSPEAANAFVNFMGGATAQQILWDVANVVPNNNAVQAEAKTPMQEAFVPLIVNDENHTGFSSYPLEVLAVIERNAGPLVSGKLSRDEFLEQAIRAFDKSA; translated from the coding sequence ATGACATCGACTCGTTCACGCGTGCTCGGCGGGGCCGCTGCCCTCGCTGCAGCGGCAATTGCGCTCACCGGCTGCTCTACCGGGGGCGCGGACACTGCAAACACCCTCACCTTCTCGGAGGTACCGAAGGACGATACCACCCTCAAGGTTTGGACGTTCCTTCCCGACAACTACGAGAACGGCGACAAGGCCTACGACCAGATCATTGACGCGTTCAATGAGCAGTACCCCCAGGTGGAGATCGAGCTCACCACGATGCCCTATGGCACCTACTGGGATCAGCTGCGCAACTCGGGCGTCTCAAAGAGCGGCCCCGACGTCGTGACGATGTACGGCGGCGCGCAGGCGTACAGCTACCGTAATTCGCTCTTCCCGCTGCAAGACGCGATCGACCCCGAGATTGAGGGCGATCTTCGCTACCTCGAGGACAACTACTCGAGCGACGGCAACCTCTACATTCTTCCGACAGGCGCGTACGGCTATGCCTTGCTTGTCAACCAGGATCTGTTCGCGAAGGGTGGCGTCGACCCCCAGAGCATTGCGACCTGGGACGGCCTGATCGGCGCGTGCAAGACGCTCGACTCGAAGGGCATTCTGCCGTTCGCGACGGGTTGGCAGGACGGGATCCTGATGGAGACCCTCATGTACATGATCACGAGCCAGCAGATGGACGCTGACACTCTCGTGAAGTGGACTCAGGGCGAGCTGAAGATGGACGACCCGCTGTTCGGGCAGGCCGTTGACCGCATCCTCGAGATGAATGAGGCAGGCTGCTTCGGCGGCGAGGAAGGCCTCGGTCGCGCAATGTACGACGACGCCTTCAACCAGTACTACGCTGGCGACGCGGCAATGTTCACCACTGGTGGCCTCGCGACCGCCGAGACCGGCTACAACGATCAGCCGAGCACGACAGTCATGCCGCTCCCGCAGGTGCCCGAGTCCAAGTACGACTCGCTCATCGACGCTGGTGCCGAGGCGGGCTGGTCAGTGACCAAGTGGACGAAGTCCCCAGAAGCTGCGAACGCCTTCGTGAACTTCATGGGTGGTGCGACCGCGCAGCAGATCCTCTGGGACGTCGCGAACGTCGTGCCGAACAACAACGCAGTACAGGCTGAGGCCAAGACCCCGATGCAGGAGGCCTTCGTGCCGCTCATCGTGAACGACGAGAACCACACAGGTTTCTCCTCGTACCCGCTTGAGGTGCTCGCGGTCATCGAGCGCAACGCTGGCCCCCTGGTCAGCGGCAAGTTGAGCCGCGACGAATTCCTTGAGCAGGCGATCCGCGCCTTCGACAAGAGCGCCTAA
- a CDS encoding adenosylhomocysteinase, with the protein MIDITGSGAERIIWAARSMPVLRAIAERVKRAGTLAGVRVGVSLVLEPKTANLALALRDAGADVVVYCNASSTDQQVVEALREQGFQVFADSRATEAEELQLAREFLETGLDILIDDGASVTRLAHREYPELVAKMIGAAEETTSGVRPLRVMNEEGELKLPVIAVNDSAAKYLFDNIYGTGQSCVMAFVDITNLQLAGRRVVVVGYGWVGMGVAKYAAALGARVIVSEIDPIRALRALHDGYEVTAFREAAVTAEVVFSCTGLADAVTAEHVEALPEGAFLCTAGGGDFEMPMDYLRGLGDARHVRHAVTAYTSRAGRTVNLISEGDCLNCADAEGNPIEVMDLSLSLQALAVERLAAGAKDWKPGVYDLPTDIEQEVARIRLEAAGGSLESLTDRQREAARAW; encoded by the coding sequence ATGATCGACATCACCGGGTCTGGCGCAGAGCGCATTATTTGGGCGGCTCGCAGCATGCCGGTGCTGCGCGCAATCGCGGAGCGTGTGAAGCGCGCCGGGACGCTCGCGGGCGTCCGCGTTGGTGTGAGCCTCGTGCTCGAGCCAAAGACAGCGAACCTTGCGCTCGCGCTCCGGGATGCCGGCGCCGACGTCGTGGTGTACTGCAACGCGTCATCGACGGATCAGCAGGTTGTTGAGGCCTTGCGTGAGCAGGGCTTCCAGGTCTTCGCAGATAGCCGCGCAACTGAAGCTGAGGAGCTCCAGCTTGCACGGGAGTTCCTCGAGACTGGCCTCGACATTCTTATCGACGATGGCGCCTCAGTGACACGACTCGCGCACCGCGAATACCCAGAGCTTGTTGCGAAGATGATCGGCGCAGCTGAGGAGACCACGAGTGGGGTTCGCCCCCTCCGCGTGATGAACGAGGAGGGCGAGCTGAAGCTCCCCGTTATCGCCGTCAACGACTCTGCAGCGAAATATCTCTTCGACAACATCTACGGCACTGGTCAGTCGTGCGTGATGGCGTTCGTTGACATTACGAACCTGCAGCTCGCGGGCCGCCGAGTCGTGGTTGTTGGCTACGGCTGGGTTGGCATGGGAGTTGCGAAGTATGCTGCGGCGCTTGGAGCCCGTGTGATTGTCTCCGAGATTGATCCAATCCGGGCTCTGCGTGCACTTCACGACGGCTATGAGGTCACAGCCTTCCGTGAGGCAGCAGTGACGGCCGAGGTGGTGTTCAGCTGCACCGGTCTCGCAGACGCCGTCACAGCCGAACACGTCGAAGCGTTGCCAGAGGGTGCCTTCCTCTGCACCGCCGGCGGAGGCGACTTCGAGATGCCGATGGACTACCTTCGTGGCCTCGGGGACGCACGTCACGTGCGCCACGCGGTCACTGCCTACACGTCGCGCGCGGGCCGGACAGTCAATCTCATCTCCGAAGGAGACTGCCTGAACTGCGCCGACGCCGAGGGAAACCCCATCGAAGTGATGGATCTCTCGCTCTCGCTCCAGGCTCTCGCAGTCGAGCGGCTCGCCGCCGGCGCGAAGGACTGGAAACCGGGAGTCTACGACCTGCCAACCGACATCGAGCAGGAAGTCGCCCGTATTCGTCTCGAGGCTGCAGGCGGCAGCCTCGAATCCCTCACAGATCGGCAGCGCGAAGCCGCGCGTGCCTGGTAA
- a CDS encoding adenosylhomocysteinase, with translation MAQEANQTAAAEDRTAALARDGAARIEWVRTHSPVLDGYVREAVNDGSLRGKRVAVVVHLEAKTAFLATVLADAGAEVIAAGSNPRTTDASVVAALRARGMTVVADAGGDYDSWELELKAAADCEPDYIIDDGAELTMRTAEHRPDVFAKLKGVSEETTTGTARLQAMAAAGNLPFPALTANDARCKHLFDNRYATGQTTLQALLRLTNRQIAGSRIAVVGYGYVGKGLALYAKAMGARTFVTEVDPVRALEAHTDGHTVGSRAEVFPEAEVIITATGGMRAIGEADIQYLAHDVVLGNAGHHDLEVDTEALEAASSHVFESRPGITSYTVGDRDLHVLAGGALVNIAGGSGHPVEVMDLTFAVQGLGVHHLASTDLEPGVHILPKELDDSIATAKLASYGITLDELRADQRDDHTARMEEGGAA, from the coding sequence ATGGCGCAAGAGGCGAATCAGACAGCTGCCGCAGAGGACAGGACCGCTGCGCTCGCACGCGACGGTGCCGCCCGGATTGAGTGGGTGCGCACACACTCGCCCGTTCTCGATGGCTACGTGCGCGAGGCGGTGAACGACGGGTCGCTGCGCGGCAAGCGTGTCGCTGTCGTTGTACACCTCGAAGCGAAGACTGCGTTCCTCGCGACGGTGCTCGCTGACGCGGGTGCCGAGGTCATCGCGGCCGGAAGCAACCCGCGCACGACGGACGCATCCGTCGTTGCTGCGCTCCGCGCACGCGGCATGACTGTAGTCGCAGACGCCGGGGGAGACTACGACAGCTGGGAGCTCGAGCTCAAGGCCGCAGCAGACTGCGAACCGGATTACATCATCGACGATGGGGCCGAGCTCACGATGCGCACCGCGGAGCATCGCCCCGACGTGTTTGCGAAGCTCAAAGGCGTTTCGGAAGAGACAACCACCGGTACGGCGAGGCTGCAGGCAATGGCGGCCGCCGGCAACCTTCCATTCCCGGCGCTCACCGCGAACGACGCACGCTGCAAGCACCTGTTCGATAACCGCTACGCGACAGGCCAGACGACACTGCAGGCGCTCCTGCGCCTCACGAACCGCCAGATTGCAGGCTCGCGCATCGCGGTCGTTGGTTACGGCTACGTCGGCAAGGGACTCGCGCTCTACGCCAAGGCAATGGGTGCGCGAACGTTTGTGACGGAGGTTGACCCCGTCCGCGCGCTTGAGGCTCACACCGATGGGCATACAGTCGGATCCCGCGCGGAGGTGTTCCCAGAGGCCGAAGTCATCATCACAGCCACAGGCGGGATGCGCGCGATCGGCGAGGCAGACATTCAGTACCTCGCGCACGACGTCGTGCTTGGCAACGCAGGGCATCACGACCTTGAAGTCGATACCGAGGCCCTCGAAGCTGCATCTTCTCACGTCTTCGAATCGCGCCCGGGCATCACAAGCTACACCGTCGGGGATCGGGATCTTCACGTGCTCGCCGGTGGCGCGCTCGTCAATATTGCCGGTGGCAGTGGCCACCCGGTCGAGGTCATGGACCTGACGTTCGCGGTGCAGGGCCTCGGCGTGCACCACCTTGCATCGACTGATCTCGAGCCGGGCGTGCACATCCTGCCGAAGGAACTCGACGATTCGATCGCAACGGCAAAGCTCGCGTCGTACGGGATCACCCTGGACGAGCTCCGCGCCGATCAGCGCGACGATCACACCGCACGCATGGAAGAGGGGGGCGCAGCATGA